CATGGGCGGCGGCTCCCAGAACAGCCAGGGCAGCACTACTCAGAACAGCAGCGGCGCGCCCACCGGCAGTGGTGTGCAACCGTCCGGCTACGGCCCGTCGAACAATTCGGGCAGCGGCGCTAACAGCAGCACGCCGAGCGATCAGAACACCGCGTTCAGCGCCGGCGGTGTGACGATCCAGGCGGACGCTACCACCAACACCTTGCTGATTTCTGCGCCCGACCCGCTGTACCGCAACCTGCGCGAAGTCATCGACATGCTCGACCAGCGCCGCGCCCAGGTGGTGATCGAAAGCCTGATCGTTGAAGTCAGCGAAGACGACGCCAGTGAGTTCGGCGTGCAATGGCAGGCCGGCAACCTCGGCGGCAAGGGCGGGTTTGGCGGTGTCAACCTGGGCGGCAGTGGATTGGTGACTACCGGCAAGACCAGCATTGATGTGTTGCCCAAGGGCCTGAATATCGGCTTGGTCAACGGCAGTGTGGATATTCCGGGCATCGGCAAGGTGCTCGACCTCAAGGTGCTGGCCCGCGCCCTCAAGAGCAAGGGTGGCACCAATGTGCTGTCCACGCCGAACCTGCTGACCCTGGACAACGAAGCCGCGAGCATTTTTGTCGGGCAGACCATTCCGTTTGTCACCGGCAGTTATGTCACCGGTGGCGGCGGCACCAGCAACAACCCGTTCCAGACCGTGCAGCGTGAAGAAGTGGGGCTCAAGTTGAACGTGCGGCCGCAGATTTCCGAGGGCGGCACGGTGAAGCTGGATATTTACCAGGAGGTCAGCAGCGTCGACACGCGCGCTTCGGTGGAGGCGGGCACGGTGACCCAGAAGCGCGCGATCGATACCAGCATTCTGCTGGATGATGGGCAGATCATGGTGCTCGGTGGGTTGCTGCAGGATGGCTACAGCCAAAGCAATGATGCGGTGCCGTGGCTGGCGGATATCCCCGGGTTAGGGGCGCTGTTTCGCAATGAAAAGCGCAGCGTGACCAAGACCAACCTGATGGTGTTTTTACGCCCCTATATTATTCGCGACAGTGGCGCGGGGCGCAGTATCACCTTGAACCGCTATGAGTTCATGCGCCGCGCCCAGGGTGGGTTACAGCCGGAGCACAGTTGGGCGCTGCCGGATGTGCAGGCGCCGCAGTTGCCTTCGGTGGAGAAGGCCATTCCCGGCGCGCAACAGCAGGGGCCAAGGGCGGTGATACGGGCGGTGCCGGTTTCGCAGGTGCGGCCGTGATCTACCTGAAGCATGAAGATCAAACTGTGGGAGCGGGCTTGCTCGCGAATGCTGTGGGTCAGTTTCAAATTGGCTGGCTGACACACCGCATTCGCGAGCAAGCCCGCTCCCACATTTGGAAAGTGTGTAGCCGAGAGTGCGGGTTATGAGTTTGCTCCCCTACGTCTGGGCCAAATCCCAGCGCATCCTCCTGCGCCCCAGCGATGAAGGCATGTTGCTGACGGTCTGCCCGTCAACCCCCGGCTGGTCGATCAGCGAGGTCCAGCGCCAGTTCGGCCAATCACGCCTGGAGCATGTGCGCGACGACGAACTCGACGGCCTGCTCACCAGCGCCTACGCCGACACCGGCAGCGCGGCGGCCGTGGTCGGCGCGGCTGAAAACGAAGTCGATCTCGACCGCCTGATGCAGGACATGCCGGAAATCACCGACCTGCTCGACACCCAGGACGGCGCGCCGGTGATCCGCATGATCAACGCCTTGCTCACCCAGGCTGCGCGCGATGAAGCCAGCGACATTCACATCGAACCCTACGAAACCCACTCCGTAGTGCGCTACCGCGTCGATGGCACCTTGCGTGACGTAGTGTCGCCACGCAAGGCACTGCATGGCGCGCTGGTGTCGCGGATCAAGATCATGGCCCAGCTCGACATTGCCGAAAAACGCCTGCCCCAGGACGGTCGTATTGCCCTGCGGGTGGCGGGTCGGCCGATTGATATTCGCGTGTCCACAGTGCCGACCGGGCATGGCGAAAGGGTGGTGATGCGCCTGCTGGACAAACAGGCCGGGCGCTTGCAGCTGGAAACCCTGGGCATGGAGCCGCAACTGCTGGCGCGCCTGGATACCTTGATCCGCCAGCCCCACGGCATCGTGCTGGTCACCGGGCCCACCGGCAGCGGCAAGACCACCAGCCTCTACGCCGCCCTGGCGCGGCTGGATGCGAGCACCAGCAATATCCTGACGGTGGAAGACCCGGTGGAATACGACTTGCCCGGCATCAGCCAGATCCAGGTCAACGCCAAGATCGACATGACCTTCGGCCTGGCACTGCGGGCGATTCTGCGCCAGGACCCGGACATCATCATGATCGGTGAGATCCGCGACCTGGAGACCGCGCAAATCGCCGTGCAAGC
The window above is part of the Pseudomonas sp. KBS0710 genome. Proteins encoded here:
- the gspE gene encoding type II secretion system ATPase GspE — its product is MSLLPYVWAKSQRILLRPSDEGMLLTVCPSTPGWSISEVQRQFGQSRLEHVRDDELDGLLTSAYADTGSAAAVVGAAENEVDLDRLMQDMPEITDLLDTQDGAPVIRMINALLTQAARDEASDIHIEPYETHSVVRYRVDGTLRDVVSPRKALHGALVSRIKIMAQLDIAEKRLPQDGRIALRVAGRPIDIRVSTVPTGHGERVVMRLLDKQAGRLQLETLGMEPQLLARLDTLIRQPHGIVLVTGPTGSGKTTSLYAALARLDASTSNILTVEDPVEYDLPGISQIQVNAKIDMTFGLALRAILRQDPDIIMIGEIRDLETAQIAVQASLTGHLVLATLHTNDAVSAVNRLIDMGVEPFLLASSLLGVLAQRLVRRLCPHCKQQDPAAPGTWRPVGCAQCNQIGYSGRTGIHELFCVDDAVRGLIHQGAGEQDLRLAARRAGMFSMREDGERWVRSGATAPEEILRVTRDA
- the gspD gene encoding type II secretion system secretin GspD; this encodes MKWSVPNSAPFRKVAPLLLLALSACSNPQSPKPLLVDSELGQPLADTRRSGETVLDRQREPAPAPRVQHPLTNSARGHAPAVLKARNPLGDQPVQLNFVDADIQAVVRALSRATGQQFLVDPRVKGNLTLVSEGQVPAHQAYDMLLAALRMQGFSVVDVGGVAQVVPEADAKLLGGPIYSAGSSGMQTRTFRLQYENAVNLIPVLRPIVSPNNPINAYPGNNSIVITDYAENLARVAQIIDGIDTPSAIDTDVVKIQNGIAVDIAAMVAELLDTQGGDQTQKINVVGDPRSNSIIIRSGSPERTELARNLIYKLDNAQSNPSNMHVVYLRNAQAGKLAQSLRGLLTGESESGVSDEARGKLSSMGGGSQNSQGSTTQNSSGAPTGSGVQPSGYGPSNNSGSGANSSTPSDQNTAFSAGGVTIQADATTNTLLISAPDPLYRNLREVIDMLDQRRAQVVIESLIVEVSEDDASEFGVQWQAGNLGGKGGFGGVNLGGSGLVTTGKTSIDVLPKGLNIGLVNGSVDIPGIGKVLDLKVLARALKSKGGTNVLSTPNLLTLDNEAASIFVGQTIPFVTGSYVTGGGGTSNNPFQTVQREEVGLKLNVRPQISEGGTVKLDIYQEVSSVDTRASVEAGTVTQKRAIDTSILLDDGQIMVLGGLLQDGYSQSNDAVPWLADIPGLGALFRNEKRSVTKTNLMVFLRPYIIRDSGAGRSITLNRYEFMRRAQGGLQPEHSWALPDVQAPQLPSVEKAIPGAQQQGPRAVIRAVPVSQVRP